A genomic stretch from Pseudomonadota bacterium includes:
- the pomA gene encoding flagellar motor protein PomA has product MDIATLVGLLGAIITVGATILLGGSASTFFNIPSLVIVLVGTLLVTMVKFSLAQFLSATKVAVHAFTNKLPEPEALIEKAVELAKAARQSGILALEEAEVPDPFMKKGINLLIDGHDADVVRKMLEDDTRLTVQRHLNGQGIFKAIGDVGPAMGMIGTLIGLVQMLSNMDDPKQIGPAMAVALLTTLYGAILANVIAIPIADKLVKRSADEKLCKAMIIDALMGIQDGQNPRVIEGLLQNYLPSSLRPTEDAEAA; this is encoded by the coding sequence TTGGATATCGCAACACTGGTCGGACTACTTGGTGCCATCATCACGGTGGGCGCCACGATTCTACTCGGCGGATCGGCCTCAACCTTCTTCAATATCCCCTCGCTGGTGATCGTACTGGTCGGTACGCTGCTGGTGACTATGGTCAAATTCAGCCTCGCTCAATTTCTGAGCGCAACCAAAGTCGCGGTCCATGCCTTTACCAACAAACTGCCTGAACCCGAGGCACTGATCGAAAAAGCGGTTGAACTTGCCAAAGCTGCACGTCAGTCGGGCATCCTGGCACTGGAAGAGGCAGAGGTACCGGATCCGTTCATGAAAAAGGGCATCAATCTGCTCATCGACGGTCACGACGCAGACGTTGTGCGCAAGATGCTTGAAGACGACACCCGCTTGACGGTGCAGCGCCATCTTAACGGCCAGGGCATTTTTAAAGCGATTGGTGATGTGGGTCCGGCGATGGGCATGATCGGGACGCTGATTGGTCTGGTGCAGATGTTGTCCAATATGGACGATCCGAAACAGATCGGGCCGGCCATGGCCGTGGCGCTGCTCACCACACTCTACGGCGCCATCCTCGCCAACGTGATCGCAATTCCAATCGCCGACAAATTGGTCAAACGCAGTGCCGACGAAAAACTCTGTAAAGCGATGATCATCGATGCACTGATGGGTATTCAAGACGGGCAGAATCCGCGCGTTATCGAGGGTTTATTGCAAAACTACCTACCGAGTTCGCTTCGTCCCACAGAAGACGCAGAGGCCGCCTGA
- a CDS encoding flagellar motor protein MotB, protein MSDAPEEKGTPAWVMTFADLMSLLMCFFVLLLAFSEMDVMKFKQLSGSMKEAFGVQADMKADFIPKGTSVVTTEFSPGRPDPTVLNEIRQHTIDSSKSTLEFKDGEHDLPPELEEIIEDLERIKEELKEEIENGNLSVEREGSRIVIRIHEQGSFASGYADIQDNFLPTLDKISALSASMNGIVQITGHTDNVPIANQRFRSNWELSSSRAVTVAHRMLKRSDLDPRRIVITGLAWTQPVVDNDTPANRALNRRVEINIVRSVFDDVAADIDQADSPTEPPAESDLSTAP, encoded by the coding sequence ATGTCCGACGCGCCTGAAGAAAAAGGTACTCCGGCGTGGGTCATGACCTTCGCCGATCTGATGAGCCTACTCATGTGTTTCTTCGTGCTGCTCTTAGCGTTCTCTGAAATGGACGTCATGAAATTCAAGCAGCTCTCTGGTTCGATGAAAGAAGCGTTCGGTGTGCAGGCCGACATGAAAGCGGACTTCATCCCTAAAGGCACCAGCGTCGTAACCACCGAGTTCAGCCCGGGACGTCCAGACCCGACCGTGCTCAACGAAATTCGACAGCACACAATCGACTCGTCCAAGAGCACGTTGGAGTTCAAAGACGGTGAGCACGATCTACCGCCCGAACTCGAGGAAATTATCGAGGACCTGGAACGAATCAAAGAGGAGCTCAAAGAGGAAATCGAGAACGGCAACCTCAGCGTCGAACGCGAAGGCTCTCGCATTGTCATTCGCATTCATGAGCAGGGCTCATTCGCGTCAGGCTATGCCGACATCCAAGATAATTTCTTACCAACGCTGGACAAAATCAGCGCACTCAGCGCGTCAATGAACGGCATCGTACAGATTACCGGACACACCGATAACGTGCCCATCGCCAATCAGCGATTTCGCTCAAACTGGGAGCTCTCGTCCAGTCGGGCGGTCACGGTGGCTCATCGTATGCTCAAGCGCAGCGATCTCGACCCTAGACGCATTGTGATCACAGGTTTGGCGTGGACTCAACCGGTTGTTGACAACGACACACCGGCTAATCGTGCGCTCAATCGACGCGTCGAAATCAACATTGTACGCAGCGTATTTGACGACGTTGCGGCCGACATTGATCAAGCCGACTCCCCCACTGAACCGCCCGCTGAATCCGACCTCTCCACCGCACCATAG
- a CDS encoding PilZ domain-containing protein, with the protein MKETANRRQDFRVEDQILLDYEIVTETEMRGGLRNIVLVDSAELNATTTLRRLETDIQDALATIQKTDKDLSRCLDLLNNKLNTIASLVPMAVEIDAALKRREVRTCSLSASGIAFSCRRALEVGSNLCLRMVVLPNYHHVMAYGEIIRVTEMQEPVDGFTHVIGVRFVHILDRYREVLARRALQREIEDLRIKRLDSEESHENP; encoded by the coding sequence ATGAAAGAAACCGCCAATCGTCGTCAGGACTTTCGTGTCGAAGACCAAATTCTACTTGACTATGAAATTGTCACGGAAACCGAAATGCGTGGAGGCTTACGCAACATTGTTCTGGTCGACTCAGCCGAGCTGAACGCTACCACCACCCTGCGTCGTCTCGAAACCGACATCCAGGACGCGTTGGCCACGATTCAAAAAACCGACAAAGATCTGTCGCGGTGTCTGGATCTTCTCAACAACAAACTCAATACCATCGCAAGCCTTGTGCCGATGGCGGTTGAAATCGATGCCGCCCTCAAGCGGCGTGAGGTCCGGACTTGCAGTCTCAGCGCTTCCGGCATCGCATTTAGTTGTCGTCGAGCGTTAGAGGTAGGCAGCAACCTGTGCTTACGCATGGTCGTACTGCCCAATTACCATCATGTTATGGCTTATGGTGAGATCATTCGCGTCACGGAAATGCAAGAGCCCGTCGACGGATTCACTCATGTGATTGGCGTGCGTTTTGTTCATATACTCGATCGCTATCGCGAGGTTTTGGCCCGCCGCGCATTGCAACGCGAAATAGAAGATCTGCGAATAAAACGCCTCGATTCAGAGGAATCGCACGAGAACCCATGA